Proteins found in one Kwoniella bestiolae CBS 10118 chromosome 1, complete sequence genomic segment:
- a CDS encoding allantoinase: MSKQIILAPLAILPGNHKPQPATIEIDLQSGVIASIQKGLVPPEDKGVDVIQIEEGKVVLPGLVDTHVHLNQPGRTEWEGFQTGTLAAISGGVTTVIDMPLNSIPPTTTLEGLEVKRTEAEKVGVNCDIGFWGGIIPGNAGELVGMLQEGVKGFKCFLIESGVEEFPCVDEEDLLKACEALKDTNALILFHAELDSAPHAHDEPSSSSDPNEYSTFLSSRPEEWELSALSLILKIAKLYPSLRFHIVHLSAASALPAIRQARSEGVNNLTIETCFHYLCLASEEIPDNATQFKCCPPIRDSSNRLQLKQALLDGEIDYVVSDHSPCVPELKKGDFLNSWGGISGLGLGLSLLWTEFRDDQVELGKIVDWMGSVQAKQVGLEDKGGLKVGNKADWIVFDPKKEWDVTLGSLLFKNKVSPYVGKTLRGLVEKTYLSGRLVWDHSKGVEGVAYSQGKLL, from the exons ATGTCCAAGCAGATCATCCTCGCTCCTCTGGCTATCTTACCAGGTAACCACAAGCCCCAACCAGCGACGATAGAAATCGACCTTCAGTCTGGTGTGATCGCCTCCATCCAAAAGGGATTGGTCCCACCCGAAGATAAAGGCGTAGATGTAATCCAGATAGAAGAGGGCAAAGTGGTCCTACCAGGCTTAGTAGA CACGCACGTTCACCTCAATCAGCCCGGCCGAACAGAGTGGGAAGGGTTCCAAACCGGTACCCTCGCAGCAATATCGGGAGGAGTGACCACAGTAATTGATATGCCCCTCAACTCTATTCCACCGACAACCACCctcgagggattggaagtgaAGAGAACAGAAGCGGAGAAAGTTGGTGTGAACTGCGATATTGGGTTTTGGGGTGGGATTATACCTGGGAATGCGGGGGAGTTGGTGGGGATGTTGCAggagggggtgaaggggTTTAAGTGCTTTTTGATAGAGTCgggtgttgag GAATTTCCATGtgtggacgaggaggatcTGCTGAAAGCTTGTGAGgcgttgaag GACACGAACGCCCTGATCCTCTTCCATGCCGAACTCGACTCCGCTCCTCATGCCCACGACGagccatcatcgtcttccgATCCCAACGAAtactccaccttcctctcctccagaCCAGAGGAATGGGAACTTTCCGCCTTATCTCTCATCCTGAAGATTGCCAAACTCTACCCATCCTTACGATTCCACATCGTCCACTTATCCGCCGCATCGGCATTGCCAGCCATACGTCAAGCACGCTCTGAAGGGGTGAACAACCTAACCATCGAGACGTGCTTCCATTATCTCTGTCTCGCATCTGAGGAGATCCCAGATAACGCAACGCAATTCAAATGTTGTCCTCCCATACGAGACTCCTCCAATAGACTTCAGCTCAAACAAGCATTGCTGGATGGTGAGATAGATTACGTGGTATCTGATCACTCCCCCTGTGTTCCAGAACTGAAGAAGGGGGACTTCCTAAATTCATGGGGAGGTATTTCAGGcttgggattgggattgagttTACTTTGGACTGAATTCAGGGATGATCAAGTGGAATTGGGGAAGATAGTCGATTGGATGGGTTCAGTGCAGGCTAAACaagtgggattggaggataaGGGAGGACTGAAAGTGGGGAATAAAGCGGATTGGATCGTCTTTGATCCGAAgaaagaatgggatgttACTCTT GGGTCCCTGCTGTTCAAGAATAAGGTATCTCCCTATGTCGGTAAGACCCTTCGAGGGCTTGTGGAGAAGACTTATCTGAGTGGTAGATTGGTGTGGGATCATTCGAAAGGTGTAGAGGGTGTCGCGTATTCGCAGGGGAAGTTGTTGTAA
- a CDS encoding OPT family small oligopeptide transporter, with translation MSSIYKYHSIPSDDDHLNDENEDEDAYEYELDELGHPIMSSTKKDDVVLPHKIYDEEVPLDHDKDKNLHQGPDSLGSGHHINLVEVPFATAPDGQRITVGDTLPEVKAVALETDDPDEPCETIRSYVLGTIVASVGTALNVWFGARQPGIFISPFLAQLLSYPLGVALAKLLPKKNFTILGKSFTLNPGRFSIKEHAIIVLMATVSFPTATALDVIVAIRQPAFFNDPEIADQKGFQFLVVLSTQFLGFGVAGLARDYLVYPSAMTWPLNLAKLSLFNALHRRKVNEYGLVTLPKEDEPEQQDPPVHGWKISMFRFCLYATTASFIWFFFTAFIFPALTYFNWPTWINPTNKKLAIIMGSVTGLGLNPIPTLDWTYISGAGLTPLITPWWATVSTFIGASIGYVIIAAIYFTNTWYSAYLVPNSNQAFDRFGAYYNATAVLGADRSLDVEAYRAYSPLYFGAGYNVIISAYFASYSAILTYALLNHWTDIKKGFNTGMRRIRFFRHKDKHQDAIHHFPDYDIHYSLMTRYKEVPQWWFLVIMIFALVLGIIMCEVYDTTMPVWGIFCCLAMVLVFAIPTGIIQAISNMQMSLVILAEIIPGIAIPGRPYANMIFKLYGWVSLGMALLYVLDQKLAHYLHLPPRATFRAQMWGCTISSFISIAILNWQFKAIPDLCQPGQKDLMTCPYYTTFYSSALLFGVVGPQRMYGSLGLYKHTLWGFLAGAVLVAMAWAAKKRWPNKVTNNLNVPVIIFGVMYFAPYNWSFVWSGVPLAWFFMSYVYKRFPAWWNKYCYVLSIGLTVGAAISGVVQFFCITYPGGVMPAWWGNTVQFSGCDGIGCPLKEMPEIGYFGPGPGEYL, from the exons ATGTCATCGATATATAAATATCATTCGATACCTTCGGACGATGATCACCTCAATGACGAgaacgaagacgaagacgcATACGAATACGAACTTGACGAATTGGGTCACCCGATAATGTCGTCAACTAAGAAAGATGATGTGGTCCTACCCCACAAGATATACGATGAGGAGGTACCTCTAGATCACGATAAAGATAAAAATCTGCATCAGGGACCCGATTCTCTGGGATCAGGACACCATATCAACCTTGTCGAAGTTCCCTTTGCGACCGCTCCGGATGGACAGCGTATAACGGTCGGAGATACCCTTCCCGAAGTTAAGGCTGTCGCCCTCGAGACTGATGATCCTGATGAACCCTGCGAGACCATCCGATCTTACGTTCTCGGAACGATCGTAGCGTCCGTCGGCACGGCTCTCAACGTTTGGTTCGGAGCCCGTCAACCTGGTATCTTCATTTCACCCTTCCTCGCTCAACTTTTATCGTACCCTCTCGGCGTCGCTCTTGCTAAACTCCTCCCGAAGAAGAACTTTACGATCCTTGGGAAGAGCTTCACATTGAATCCTGGCAGGTTCAGCATTAAGGAACATGCTATT ATCGTCCTCATGGCGACCGTCTCGTTCCCCACCGCTACCGCCCTCGATGTGATCGTGGCCATCAGACAACCTGCGTTCTTCAATGATCCAGAGATTGCCGATCAGAAAGGATTCCAATTCTTGGTTGTGCTGTCTACCCAATTCTTAGGGTTCGGAGTAGCGGGTCTAGCGAGAGATTATCTAGTCTACCCTTCAGCGATGACATGGCCTCTGAACTTGGCTAAGCTATCTCTGTTCAACGCCCTTCACCGAAGAAAGGTCAACGAGTATGGTCTGGTCACTCTGCCCAAGGAGGACGAACCCGAGCAGCAAGATCCCCCTGTACATGGctggaagatatcgatgttCCGATTCTGCCTGTACGCTACTACCGCAAGCTTCATCTGGTTCTTCTTTACCGCCTTCATTTTCCCTGCTTTGACTTATTTCAACTGGCCTACTTGGATCAACCCGACCAATAAGAAGCTGGCCATTATCATGGGCTCTGTTACTGGTCTG GGTCTTAACCCGATACCAACTCTCGACTGGACATACATCAGCGGTGCAGGTCTCACACCATTGATTACACCGTGGTGGGCAACCGTTTCGACTTTCA TCGGTGCATCTATCGGCTACGTCATCATCGCTGCGATCTACTTCACCAACACATGGTACAGCGCCTACCTCGTACCCAACTCCAATCAGGCTTTCGACCGATTCGGTGCATACTACAACGCTACTGCAGTGCTTGGCGCAGACAGGagtcttgatgttgaagcATACCGAGCCTATTCTCC TCTATACTTTGGAGCGGGATACAACGTAATCATATCAGCATACTTCGCTTCTTACTCTGCCATTCTCACTTACGCGCTACTCAATCACTGGACCGATATCAAGAAAGGGTTCAACACTGGCATGCGCCGTATCAGGTTTTTTAGACACAAGGACAAACATCAAGATGCGATCCACCATTTCCCAGATTACGATATCCATTATTCCCTTATGACGAGATATAAGGAAGTTCCTCAATGGTGGTTCCTGGTGATCATGATTTTCGCCCTGGTGCTGGGCATTATCATGTGTGAGGTATACGACACCACGATGCCTGTTTGGGGCATCTTCTGCTGTTTGGCTATGGTCCTCGTATTTGCCATACCGACGGGTATCATCCAAGCGATCTCT AACATGCAAATGTCCTTGGTCATTCTTGCCGAGATCATCCCTGGAATCGCTATACCTGGTCGACCATACGCCAACATGATCTTCAAATTATATGGATGGGTGTCACTCGGTATGGCACTGCTTTACGTCTTGGATCAGAAACTCGCACATTACCTCCATTTACCACCTAGGGCAACGTTCAGAGCTCAAATGTGGGGATGTACGATCAGCTCTTTCATCTCTATTGCCATTCTCAATTGGCAATTCAAGGCCATCCCCGATTTATGTCAACCCGGTCAGAAAGATCTGATGACCTGTCCTTACTAC ACCACTTTTTACTCCTCTGCATTACTTTTCGGCGTAGTTGGCCCGCAAAGGATGTACGGTAGTTTAGGGTTGTACAAGCACACCTTGTGGGGCTTCTTAGCGGGTGCAGTGCTGGTAGCGATGGCTTGGGCAGCTAAGAAGAGGTGGCCTAACAAAGTCACCAACA ATCTCAACGTCCCAGTCATCATCTTCGGGGTGATGTACTTTGCACCATACAATTGGTCCTTCGTTTGGTCCGGTGTACCCCTCGCATGGTTCTTCATGTCCTACGTATACAAGAGGTTCCCAGCATGGTGGAACAAGTACTGTTATGTCCTTTCGATCGGGTTGACCGTTGGAGCGGCCATAAGTGGGGTCGTCCAGTTCTTCTGTATCACCTATCCCGGCGGGGTCATGCCTGCTTGGTGGGGTAATACCGTCCAATTCTCTG GTTGTGATGGTATCGGTTGTCCGTTGAAGGAGATGCCGGAAATAGGATATTTCGGTCCAGGA CCTGGTGAATACTTGTAG